The genomic window AAACTTCAAATTATTTCTTCCATACTAGATGCTTTTAGACATTATTATTCGATAGGATTAAATGATTCTATCCAGTTTGTGGGTGATTATCATATAACTTGAATTCACAAGCACATGCATCAAGAACACCTGTCAGATCTGTTGTCATATTGCTACACGAGTAAGAGGATTATACTAATTTGTTAACAATAAcgctgtttttgcatgttagtaGCTTTTGCTTGAGTGCACAAATTTATAGGAAGTGGCTCCTTTTGCACTCCGTTACTGATCTGCAGTAACTCGCACGACCAAGAGGATTATACTATTTTTAGCAGTCACACACATTTAACATGAAAGTTGCTCTACTTGAGTACACAGTCATAGGAAGTGGCTCGTCTTGCACTCCGTTGCAGATCTGCAATGACTTGCACGAGGGAGAGGACTATACTATTGCTAGAAGTCACACTAATTCTGCGTGCAAGTTACTCTTGCTTGAGTACACATTCATAATAAATAAGGAAGTTGCTACATTTGCACTCCATTGCAGATCTGGAATAACTTGCACTGATAGGAAGAAACTATCTTTACTTTCATAGCTACCACTGATTTACTGTAATAACCAAGTATTCGCGAGTATCTCATCTTATATGGGTATTTTCTCATTCCGTCTTTTGTTTCTCAGGGGCACAAGGAATGGGTGACTGAAGTTAATGTCCTTGGAGTGGTCGACCATCCAAATCTTGTCAAGCTGGTGGGCTATTGTGCCGAAGACGATGAAAGAGGAATCCAACGGCTTCTGGTTTATGAGTATATGCCCAACAGAAGTGTGGAAGATCATTTATCAACTAGGTCGGACACACCTCTTTCTTGGGCCATGAGACTGAGAATTGCCCTGGATGCTGCACGTGGCTTAGTTTACCTACACGAAGAAATGGATTTTCAGGTGCTTGCTAATATTACAATTTGGTTTAATGTcttcataaataaatattttcatctACATCTAATTTTTATGAgcattttcttgtgttggtgtcaTAGAAACAGAAGTACAAGTTAGTGTTGTTGGGGTGATCCCTGTTATAATGGTCACTTACATTTTCACCTCTAAATTTTacagatcatcttcagagattttAAAACCTCAAACATTCTCTTAGATGAACAATGGAATGCAAAATTGTCAGATTTTGGATTGGCTCGGCAGGGTCCATCAGAAGGATTAACTCATGTCTCAACAGCGGTATGTGTACATAAAAATGTCTCTTCAATATCAGTGCAGATTAAAAAGTACTAATCTCGAAAACAGGTTGTAGGTACAATGGGATATGCAGCTCCAGAATACATCCAAACTGGACGTCTCTCATCAAAAAGTGACGTATGGAGCTATGGAGTTGTCCTCTATGAACTCATAACTGGTAGGCGACCTCTTGATAGGAATAGACCAAAGGGTGAACAAAAGCTTTTGGAATGGATCAAACCTTACTTATCAGACACGAAGAAATTCCATCAGATATTGGATCCAAGGATTCGAGAGAATTTCCCAGTCAAATCTGCCTATAAGCTTGCAGGTGTAGCGAATCGGTGTTTAGTTCGTCAAGCAAAACAACGACCTAAGATGAGCGAGGTGTTAGAGATGGTGAAAAATATTATAGAATCAGCAGAACTGGGTGATCCTGAACCACCCATGAAGAATACTTTAAAACCCATAAACAATCCTGAAGAAGGTAAACGTAAAAGAAAGAAGCCGAATCCAGTGAACATTGATTCAAAAACTGAAGCAAATGGTTGGTACTTTTGGCGACCCTGGACTGCAAAATTTGTAGAAATCTGTTGATAACATTTATTTATAAACACAAGATTAGGGGGTGAAATAAGTTGTTTGTTAGTtgaggaagaaaagaagaagttaAGATAAAAGAGCTTAATATAGTGTTGTGGTGAAGTGGTGTTCTTTTGTTgtatgctatgaaatgaaatacagaTGTAATATATGTATTCTAATTAAGATAGCTAAAAGGTTAATAAGTATAATGTATTATAGTTTTCAAGGTATATTTTAATACAGCTCTTTTCATTACAAATCTAGTACTATATATTAAGATTCTTACCCTGTGTTTATGACTTCTATCGGTTGTATTCAAAGTCAGAAGTCAGTTTGGCAATAACatttcagaacgacttctagaagcagaaaagtcggtttttataaagcaaaaaatgtttttacttctgatcctgacttctatttctggagaagcagaagtcagaaacaGATTTGTATCCAAACACGCTATGGTAAGATAAGTTGTAGAAATTTCAAAGTTGGACTTGGTTGCCAAGTGGTTACATTTTAGGTCCGCTAAGGAAAATGCAACCAGGCTCCTGAGTCCTTACCCCTGAAAATGTTTATTGATGCAACCAGATTCCTGTGCCCTGACCCTTGAAAATGCTTATTGAATGTCGGTCTCACCTTTGTAACGTGTTTGGATATCACTTATTGAGTTTCCTTTCGATTATGGAGTTGCTTTTGAAGCGTGTTTGAATATCCGACTACCTTAATTACTTGAGGTCAATGGATTTCTTCGTCTATCCAATGGAGAAGGATATGGGGTGTCTATAAATGACGAAAATACCGAGGTACCCTTATCATTCCTATCTAATTCTAAACATAATTCTTCTAACAATGAAATCAATTCAACTGACACTTCATTAAAATCATATCTCTCTCAATAGCTAAATCTACAATTAACTACACCTATCAAATTAATTTATTCTCTCGTtagattttaatagttttttcttAAACTAAAAATCGTCGATTGCAGCAATATGACAATGTAATTTTACTAACTCGTTCCTCTTAATTAGGTTTTTGATTGATTTAACTTTTAAAGATGTAGATATCCATATTTCATGTGTTTAACCAGAATCAGTTGATGTTCATGTCTACATTGACCGGTTCCATCATAATAGGTTGATGAGCACATATGCGTCTACCGATTTCTATTGGTGTTCTTCGTGGTTAAAAAACATaaaccagaatcggttgatgtggaCACCCATATAAACCGCGATCCTGATTTGTGTTCTTCGTGGTTAAAGAACACAACTCATAAATGGTCGATGTGGAcactaacataaaccgattttgaTCAGAGGATACACAAAAAATTTctgatgatttttttcttttgaatcggTTCATATGGATTCCCTCATCCAGCGATTCTACTGATTTTTCTGATAATTTTTTTCCTAGCTTTACTCTACTCTTCTTCCAACCATGAATAAAGAATAAGAATTCCGGTTAACTTGATTGTGTTTGTGTAGTGTAAAACTGGAATTTTGATTGACAAATTGAAATCAAGAACCCTTTGTGATCATCTCAATCATAAAATGAGTATCATTTCATGCTCATAATGATGTATTGTCGAACTGAAAATGAGTGTTACCGGAGAATAAAAATAATACCTAAATTGAGAATGGGTATGAGTATGAATATGATTTTACACTTGATTTTATACCCAAGTCGACAATGAGTATAATTTTATATTCGAATTGAGTAGGACTTTGAAAAAGCTTGGTagaacaacctcacccaatatttcgattagcaacctgtatggactaactccaatatactttcaagagaatcaactagactcaatcttaataaagtatatcaaagagttataatatctctatttcacaatgtaatcagcagatcgaacagatagaaatccgtgagcctgattattatgtgaaataacttgaacggtaccaaataccaatgttcaagtgtcaatcaatgtaaatcaacaaccaaaagttggatattataattaattgatcttaacgcacaacctgtgatatttcaattatataaccacatataatgcggaatagaaataacacagacaccagaagttttgttaacgaggaaaccgcaaatgcagaaaaaccccgggatctagtccatattgaacaccacactgtattaagccgctacagacactatcttacTACAACCTAACTTTGGTGTGgacagtagttgaaccctaatcaatctcacactgattcaaggtacagttgcgcttcttacgtctctgatcccagcaggatattacacacttgattcccttagctaatctcactcacaactaagagttgctacgacccaaagtcgaagaatttaataaacaaatctgtatcacacagaaaagtctacggtgatagataaatctgtctcccacatataaacctatgatttttgtactgtcttttgataaatcaaggtgaacaggaactaattgataacccggacttatattctcgaagaaaatcctagtattatcaatcacctcacaataatctaaatcgtatggtagtgaaaatagatattgcggaatcacaaacgatgagacgaagatgtttgtgatttttttttatcttgccctatcggatatataatctcaagtcaattattcaattgaactcgtacgatagaaaatgcctAGATCACATCGCTCAATTAcaggagaagtagtttcgtctggcttcacaatcccaatgaagtctttcagtcgttaacctacagggtctcgagaacaaacctaaggttaaaggagaatcgactctagcaaaaccaactagtatcacataggaggtgtggggattagtttttccagttgctagagtttcccttatatagtcttcaaatcagggtttgcaatctaagttaccttggtaacaaagcattcaatattcaccgttagatgaaaaacctgattcaaccaagctaatatctttcaaccgttagatcgaaacttagcttgtcacacaaaaatgaaatgtattcatttaggtttgagtaaccgtacctaaacgtgtacacttagttggttcacaaatagttaaccaatggttagccatatgaccactttcatattaaccgtattcatctttctcataactagttcaaataactcataagaactagttgaagagttgttcaattgcttaggtctttattcatagacacaattaaaacaaaatcggtttgatacacttgaatcaattcatgaacaatatagacaTGGTTtccaaagattgaattccttataaattattgttttaagttcatgaactaccgatttgagaaataaccagcttgggtatgcatacctttgcTACCAGATTTGattttacaaactcaacagaaattttaggttcgaaaacttccatgggtacgcgtacctaaggtgactggtttactagtttgcaaactacaaactcagcagaaatttccggtatgaaaacttctgctggtacgcgtactcaacctgtctccttcaccaataccgcatgcacacatatgcaggCACTTTGTTtccagcacatggatttatacactaatgtgcgaacacactatatatgcttatatccatagtttctaatctcaactctacatttcaatcattgaaacattcttctataatgttataactatcgttattcacgactatcgtcatcaaatctattttcaagattgaaacatcatcatgactttcatcacgggtgaagatgaaaatggttaaaacgaaagctcgccaacacatatttcgagaaaaagataggcgagtaaactcggctcgaaatagcaaatgtgtatgtatgaaaactatcataccttttgagtgatagataagttcaagtctccacatacctttttgttggatgaagttccacatattcctcgagtagttcttcgtcttcgtaagatgatcgccatggagtctggatctcaactacacttgactatcctagaccgagacttagtcataagtaaactagaaatcaagacatatagttttgatcactaatattgtcaaacatgcttgagatagaaacgcatgcgatctcaaccgagcagtgctctaacaatatccccctttgtcaattttagtgacaaaaatatcaatacatatggattacaaaatagataaaactttgtagcttctcgtccacatgcttgatctccttggtgcttcaacattacttgaaaacttcgtcttttccaagtactcctatgattccatagatgttcagttaaacatcatagttgttgaagttccgtatccataacaatgagaaaacaaaagctctcgatcattgttatacagtgtcatagtattattacacagcatcaaagttctcatatcacaacttcgacaacaatactatggtgatatgtatgactcccccttagtcaatacttcgtctcaacatgaaaaccactcccccttacataatgatccgaaaatcatatgtatttgtagtgtgaactacatattaattctccccctttttgtcaataaaattggcaaaggtacgaaaacgggatcctaatgaaattttcatggagaaaattcaagaccaaagaaaagtacatattaaCTTTgtctagatgcaatcataaagccgaagctaaatgcattcatcatggagtttataaagatacaagataactcctcaaatattccacaaccgcactccccacaaagatatggaaattaagcgcaagttcaaaataactttcccccatttgatgtcattctcgaaagaacaacaagagcaaccttacttttatgagaaaagaaggatttctttggataccaaaaaccacaaaatgattttgtatccaaaattctcaattaaactaaccacatgagaacacatgattaatttaatcggaatacacaaccaaaataaccacaaacgaatctatgattagtctagttggaaatgctcacacaagaatacTTATGGAGCCACATGGTCTAtatcataaaatatggatcagggaagatcaatactacggaatatacaaggattcattctattttccatcactatatgcacaatgacatacaatagacataatcctcgtaaacaaaagattttaacctatcttccatcaataaatgacataataggcttaaattttgtttgtcaaaagttcatcgatcttgtatcaatacatgcatatcgacatataaacgagataacttttgacatcgtatgggacaataacagttcacggacgcaaatacacatatcccataacatattgcaatgtataaaaccataaagattaacactgcgaaaatcattttccaaaccaactttagaatttaaataaataaatctaaaaacatgaagatgaaaactttggacatagctatgtgtactcgcaataatggctatttcaaaccctagttatccttcttaaacaaaaacaagaataaaaattctcttaagaagtttcctagacaaataaaaactcatataaagcatttcacttactttgaatacttttctcatattctctgtattcatcaagctcatcttcgatcagatcaattctagactctagattatccatcttttcttcaagtctcttggaagaGGCTTCAAGTTCACTTTTTAGGGCACGAACTTGCTCCAGgatgagattcatggttaaagagagcttatcaaaatgagaaacagaGATTTTCCCGTCCCTAGAAGAACCGTGAATGTCAAGGCTCATCACATTATTGGAAGAATCGAACCgtatcttcttagatggaaagagaacagtccaaacatcactttctttgcttgaaagacttgaagaggacatgatagaagagataaatgaaatgtttatgctaaggagagaaacttcattttaaaagGAACTGAGGATATGAGATAAATATCCAAAacgacctttgaccaaaaccctaaaaaaattgtTTATCCTCAGAAAATATCTTAAGTGGAAAACTGTTTGAAAATATAAACAGTTTTAGGCTAAGATAAATTGAAACAATTAACagaaatatttcatcacaaccctcCTGAAGATTATGACAAATAATCATTAGTACAGTATTACAAACTGTAGTTGTTCCAATCCTTTGCAGGACTGGGTAACTTTTTACGAGGGGATGAAATGTATGTTATACCttgtttctgtcttgtttttaagaaagaagagttatgtacatcatcctttctttgttttagcacagatttgaatataaataacacagacaccggaagttttgttaacgaggaaaccgcaaatgcagaaaaaccccgggacctagtccagattgaacaccacactgtattaagccgctaaagacactatcctactgcaaactaacttcggtctggaatgtagttgaaccctaatcaatatcacactgattcaaggtacagttgcgctccttacatctctgatcccagcaggatactacacacctgattcccttagctgatttcacccacaaataagagttgctacgacccaaagtccaagactttaataaacaaatctgtatcacacagaaaattctacggtgatagataaatctgtctcccatagataaacctatgagttttgttccgtcttttgataaatcaagatgaacaggaactaattgataacccggacttgtactcccgaagaacatcctagtattatcaatcacctcacaataatataaatcatatggtagcgaaactagatattgcggaatcacaaacgatgagacgaagatgtttgtgatttctttttatcttgccctataagagatataatctcaagtcaattattcaattgaactcgtatgatagaaaatgcgAAGATCacatcgctcaactacaagagaagtagtttcgtctggcttcaaaatcccaatgaagtctttgagtcgttaacctacagggtctcgagaacaaccctaaggttaaaggagaatcgactctagcaaaaccaactagtatcacataggaggtgtggggattattttttccagttgctatagttcccCTTatttagtcttcaaatcagggtttgcaatctaagttaccttggtaacaaagcattcaatattcaccgttagatgaaaaacctgattcaaccaagctaatatctttcaaccgttagatcgaaacttagcttgtcacacacaaatgaaatgtattcatttagttttgagtaaccgtacctaaaagtgtacacttagttggttcacaaatagttaaccaatggttagccatatgagcactttcatattaaccgtattcatctttctcataactagttcaaatgactcataagaactagttgaagagttgttcaattgcttaggtctttattcatagacacaattgaaacaaaatcggtttgatccacttgaatcaattcatgaacaatatagccacggtaaaaagattgcattccttataaattattgttttaagttcatgaactaccgatttgagaaataaccagcttgggtacgcgtatgggtatgcataccttagctaccggatttgagtttacaaactcaacagaaattttcggttcgaaaacttccgtgggtatgcgcacctaaggtgactggtttactagtttgcaaactacaaactcagcagaaattttcggtatgaaaacttccgatggtacgcgtacgggtacgcgtacgcaacctgtctccttcaccaataccgcatgcacacatatgcacgcacttggtttccggcacatggatttatacactaatgtgcgaacacactatatatgcttatatccatagttggcaattattgaaacattcttctataatgttataaaaatcgttattcatgactatcattatcaaagcaattttcaagattgaaacgtcatcatgactttcgtcacgggtaaagatgaaaatggttaaagcgaaagctcaccaacacatatttcgagaaaaagattggcgagttgatagggtgtagaatacatcctatttattatctattgtttatgctttctctgctattttacttgtaaattatgtattttacgcatgtttttgagttattaggtactctggagtcgcacggagaaaaagaagaagaaatcacccaaattgAGCCGAAAGGGCAAAAAGGAAATTTCATAGGCTGTCATTATTAGGAGCCTGGTCAAGGCGAAGGGGAAACCCTGTTTAAAGGAGTACTAAATACAGATCAGCTGAGGATAAGGGGCTGGAAAGTGGCTAGCCCTTATCATAACTGACCACCTATTATAAGGCACCCACTGGGGTGGACCTTATCAAGGTGACCGAGTACTAAATAACTAACCCTACCTCTTTACCCTAAATCGATAGACGTGTTTCTCTCATTCACCTCATTTTACAGTCCCTGAAATTGAGATTAGAAAAGCAGCTGTGACTGCCGTTAGTTCTGAGAgatcgagatggatcaaaaacacAGAGAGGATTGAATCGATGGGATCTGTTGAAGATAATAAACTTGTTGCTATTAAATCGACGAGATGGAGCTGCTGATGATGTGAATCGAGAAGACCCTGTTGGTGTTAATgatgatgaaattagggtttgctgaaggTGGAGAAATTGAATTGCAGAGATGGGTCTTGACTGATGATGATTTTGGTGGCGAGTTAGGGTGACAGCGACAATTCGAGATGCTGTGAAATTTATGAAGAATTTGAATGAGTGAAAGAAGAACATCTAGTTGTTTCCACGGATTAAATGGgttcttggttgaatctatgatgGCAAAGACGATAAGAAATTGAAGGGGTTTCTGCTAATTGTGATATGGTAATCATGGTGAGATTATGGTGTTGTGATtgagaagaaatcaagaatgaggTGAAGATGGGTTCTCACTGCAATTGGTAGCTGAGTTTAGAATGATGTTGTTGATATCCATGGGAAGAtaagtgttgttgttgttacaaAGAATGAAATGGAAATGGTAGTAATGTTGATACTAGTAATGGGTGATTATGGAACTGGAATGCAGTGGAATTGTTGTTGGTGCTGTCAAGAATCTGAGAATGGCAGGGAGATGCAGTTCTGGTGGATGCGTAGATGAATGATTAGACAGGTGAAGCTCCATAATGGGATTCTTTTTTTGAGCCATAGTTGCAGCAGAAAGGTGAAATGGTACAGATGGTGGTTTTAGTATTGTTTCATTGCCTGAAACATAGGAAATGGTGCTGGTACTTAGAATTGGAGGTGGTTGTGCTGATGCTCTAGAGAACAACACAGAAATAAAGGAAGAATGGGTCTGAGAATGGCAGGAAATTGTGCAGTTTTGATGGCTTGAGTATGCTGACTTGATGAGCAATTGCGGGTGTGTATGTGGAGTCTGAGTTGGTATGAATCAGTTACGAGATGGAGTTTTGAAGGGTGTTGTTTGTTGCCATGGGAACTGCAGTACAATCCATTGCAGGTTGTAATGTCCTATGAACTGTGATGCAATGGTCCTGGTAGTGCCGATGTTTGTTTCCTGGGATCGAATGGGTGTTGTGGTTCGAGACGGAAGTGGAAGATTTAATGTTGCTGCTGGTGGAAATGCAATGGTGGAATGGTTTACAGAGCAACAAGGAAGATTGGTGGAGTTTGAGTTATTGAAGTTACAGAGCATATAGTGATGTTGTTGTGACTGGCCAAGGAGTTATTGAATCAGGCAGAAGAAGAATCTGCAAAGAATTGGAAAGGATGTGCAGTATTGGTCATATCCTGTGCAAAATGGCAACTCAGACAAGTCAGCTCAGTTTGATCACCTGACTAGCTGATTCGGTTCTGACTCACCTGACCTGGTATTAACTCAGTTGACTTTCCGAGTTGACTCGTTTGTCCGGTAACCGATTTGACTTTCCCGGTAACCTGAGATGACTTGTCCGGTATGATTCCAACTAAATTCCGGTGGTACCAGTGATGTTCCGGCGACtcaatttgtgaagaattttctagactcaagaattgggcttggatttggaaaaagaagatgaaagatttgagaaatacttggatttggaagttgagctataaagggaaagggattctaatCCTAAGAGGAGTTGAAGCAAATTGAATCCTATAAATatagaagttctctacacacaacacttgtgtttttggttgctttcaaaattcttcttttaattatttgtgtgaactttaaaaattctccttttaattatttgtgtgaatttcaaaaacatgagtagttaattttattattgattgaggatgaattcctagttcttaacatgttttgagttttgtttttaaaatctaccttcaagttttcacatgattatcgtttgtttttactaataggaatgtttatacgtTCATGGTTGATCgatagattgtttagagtgcacgctaaattaatttgttaatttgatctaaagctagtgaaagttaggggataagtaattgtttcttgactctttacacaagtagcaaacacaagaccttgcagagggattccgtggagcaattgtgtgtgaaaacaatgctagaaagtggaccaagcgaaccgagtttaactactagtactaaacctaaattcataaatcttaatgcgttcggggaattacatcttgtaagcgaacatcaaggtggttcttttgaatagaatctgataactaagcggacctgttactcagtgaaataaggagttttggggttagctaagcgaacctgttatcctacggttggtgataatctatgactaataacatgtggatgaaaaacataact from Papaver somniferum cultivar HN1 unplaced genomic scaffold, ASM357369v1 unplaced-scaffold_19, whole genome shotgun sequence includes these protein-coding regions:
- the LOC113338823 gene encoding serine/threonine-protein kinase PCRK1-like; protein product: MKCFAFFNGEKKDEPKTTTKSLSVKSSFSAYTTDRDVKRSESEFNSQEISDVSEELSGRATFPSFSQRPDNLRVFTFSDLKSCTKNFGRSVMIGEGGFGCVYRGVIRSLEDPQVKIDVAVKQLSRKGHQGHKEWVTEVNVLGVVDHPNLVKLVGYCAEDDERGIQRLLVYEYMPNRSVEDHLSTRSDTPLSWAMRLRIALDAARGLVYLHEEMDFQIIFRDFKTSNILLDEQWNAKLSDFGLARQGPSEGLTHVSTAVVGTMGYAAPEYIQTGRLSSKSDVWSYGVVLYELITGRRPLDRNRPKGEQKLLEWIKPYLSDTKKFHQILDPRIRENFPVKSAYKLAGVANRCLVRQAKQRPKMSEVLEMVKNIIESAELGDPEPPMKNTLKPINNPEEGKRKRKKPNPVNIDSKTEANGWYFWRPWTAKFVEIC